The DNA sequence GCCGTTTCCACCGCCTCGTCGATCTTTTCCGGGGACTTTCCTCCGGCCTGAGCCATGTCGGCCCTTCCGCCGCCCTTGCCGCCCACCACCGGGGCGAGCCTCTTCACTATCTCTCCCGCGCTGAACCTTGCGGTAAGGTCCTTTGTAACCGCGGCCAGCAGGAGCGCTTTGCCGTCCTGGCTGCTTCCGAGCACCACTATGCCGGAGCCGAGCTTCGCTCTTAATGCGTCCGCTGTCTCCCGGAGCTCTTTCGCCCCGCCGGACTCTACCCGTACGGCCAGGACCTTCACCCCGTCCACGGTGCGCGCCCGGCCGATGAGCTCAGTGGCGGATTCGGCCTTCTTTCTCCCCTTTAGCTTGGTGGCCTCCTTTTCGAGCTCCTTCTGCCTCTCGAGGAGTTTTCTTATCCTGTCGGGGAGCTCAGACTTTCCGACCTTGAGGGCCGCGGCGCACAGGCCGAGGAGCTCTTCCGTTTCGCTTACGGCCTGAAGCGCGGCCTCGCCGGTGAGCGCCTCTATCCTCCTTGTCCCCGAGGCCACCGAGCTTTCGGAGCGGACCTTTATAAGCCCTATCTCTCCGGTCCTCTTGACGTGCGTCCCTCCGCAGAGCTCCGCGCTCATGCCGGGGATGCTCACCATCCGTACCGTATCCGCGTACTTATCGCCGAAAAACGCGAGAGCTCCCTTCTGAAGCGCCTGCTCGTAGGGCAATACCTCGGTCTCCACCTCGATATTCGCCCTTACCACGATGTTGGCCTTCTGCTCGATAGTCCTTATCTCCTCGTCCGTTATAGCGGAGAAGTGGTTGAAGTCGAAGCGGAGTCCGGCGGGGGTGACGAGCGAGCCGGCCTGCCTTACGTGCTCCCCAAAACTCTCCCTCAAGGCGGCGTGGAGTATGTGCGTGGCGGTGTGGTTGCGGCGGATGGAGTTCCTCCTGTCCATATCCGGCACGAGTTCGATCTCGTCCCCTATTGACACCGTCCCCTCTTCCACGACCGAGTGGTGAGTGACCAGGTCCTCGGCCGGTCTCTTCGTATCCGTTACCTTTATCAAGAGACCGCTGGCGACTATCGCACCCGTGTCTCCGGCCTGTCCTCCGGACTCGCCGTAGAAAGGGGTCTCTTCCGTTATAATCCCCACCTTCTCTCCGGCGGAGGCGGACTCCACTCTCTTGCCGTCCTTTATTATGCAGGTGACCCTGGACGACGCGGCCTCCATCTGGTAGCCGACAAAGCTCGAAGCGACCCCGGCAGCCGAGAGTTCGGAGTAGATGGTTTCAGCCCCCACCTCGCCCCCGGGCTCCCCTGAGCCCCTGGGCTCCGCTGAGCCCCCGGGCTCCGCTGAGCCCTTCCAGGCCTTCCGGGCCTTTTGGCGCTGCTCTTCCATGGCCGTATTAAAACCCTCTTCGTCCACGGTAAACCCCTCCTTCTCCACTATATCTGCGGTGAGGTCCATTGGAAAGCCGTAGGTGTCGTAGAGCTTGAATAGTGCCGGGCCGGGCACCACGGTTTCACCCTTCTTCTTGAGCCCGCCTACCTCCTCTTCGAGTATGGCCAGCCCCTTGTCGAGAGTTTCGAGGAACCTTTCCTCTTCCGCTCTCGTGGCTTTCATTATGAGCTCCCTTGCGTTCTTGAGCTCGGGGTAGGTGCCGCTCATAAGCTCCACGACCTTTTCGTTTATCCTGTAGAGGAGGGGCTCGCCCGGTTTGAGGAGCCGTATGTGTCTTGCGGCCCTTCTTATTATTCTCCTGAGTACGTAGCCCCTTCCTTCGTTCGACGGCAGTATCCCGTCGGTGATGAGGAAGGCCGTCGCCCTCGAGTGGTCGGCCACGGCCCTTATGGAGACGTCCGTGGGGCTCCGGCCGTATTCGTACTTGACCGCCGTGAGCTTCTCTATCAGCTCTATTATGGGTATGAAGAGGTCGGTTTCGTAGTTGCTCTTAACCCCCTGCATCACGGCGGCAAGCCTTTCGAGGCCCATGCCCGTGTCTATGCTGGGGCTCGGGAGCGGGGTGAGCTTTCCGGCGGCGTCCCTGTCGTACTGCATGAAGACCAGGTTCCATATCTCGAGGTACCTGTCACAGTCGCAGCCGGGCCGGCACGTGGGCTTGCCGCACCCGAGTTCCTCCCCCTGGTCTATCAGTATTTCGGAGCAGGGGCCGCAGGGGCCTGTGTCTCCCATGCTCCAGAAGTTGTCCTCCTCCCCGAGCCTTACGATGCGTTCTTTCGGGAGCCCTGTCTTTTTCTTCCACAGTTCGGCCGCCTCGTCGTCTTCGGTGAAGACCGTGGCGTAGAGTTTCTCCTCTGGCAGTCCCATCTCGCGCGTGAGGAACTCCCAGGCGAACTCTATGGCGCCCTCCTTGAAGTAGTCCCCGAAGGAGAAGTTGCCGAGCATTTCGAAGAAGGTGTGGTGGCGTGCGGTCCTGCCGACGTTTTCAAGGTCGCTGTGCTTCCCCCCGGCCCTCATGCACTTCTGGCAGGAGGCGGCCCTTACGTAGTCGCACTTTTCCTCGCCCAGCAGAACGCCCTTGAACCGGACCATGCCTGCGTTGGTAAAGAGAAGCGTGGGGTCGCCCTTCGGCACGAGGCCCGAGGAGGGGACGAGCGTGTGGCCGTTCCTCTCGA is a window from the Thermodesulfobacteriota bacterium genome containing:
- the alaS gene encoding alanine--tRNA ligase, whose protein sequence is MKTSDIRKKFLDYFERNGHTLVPSSGLVPKGDPTLLFTNAGMVRFKGVLLGEEKCDYVRAASCQKCMRAGGKHSDLENVGRTARHHTFFEMLGNFSFGDYFKEGAIEFAWEFLTREMGLPEEKLYATVFTEDDEAAELWKKKTGLPKERIVRLGEEDNFWSMGDTGPCGPCSEILIDQGEELGCGKPTCRPGCDCDRYLEIWNLVFMQYDRDAAGKLTPLPSPSIDTGMGLERLAAVMQGVKSNYETDLFIPIIELIEKLTAVKYEYGRSPTDVSIRAVADHSRATAFLITDGILPSNEGRGYVLRRIIRRAARHIRLLKPGEPLLYRINEKVVELMSGTYPELKNARELIMKATRAEEERFLETLDKGLAILEEEVGGLKKKGETVVPGPALFKLYDTYGFPMDLTADIVEKEGFTVDEEGFNTAMEEQRQKARKAWKGSAEPGGSAEPRGSGEPGGEVGAETIYSELSAAGVASSFVGYQMEAASSRVTCIIKDGKRVESASAGEKVGIITEETPFYGESGGQAGDTGAIVASGLLIKVTDTKRPAEDLVTHHSVVEEGTVSIGDEIELVPDMDRRNSIRRNHTATHILHAALRESFGEHVRQAGSLVTPAGLRFDFNHFSAITDEEIRTIEQKANIVVRANIEVETEVLPYEQALQKGALAFFGDKYADTVRMVSIPGMSAELCGGTHVKRTGEIGLIKVRSESSVASGTRRIEALTGEAALQAVSETEELLGLCAAALKVGKSELPDRIRKLLERQKELEKEATKLKGRKKAESATELIGRARTVDGVKVLAVRVESGGAKELRETADALRAKLGSGIVVLGSSQDGKALLLAAVTKDLTARFSAGEIVKRLAPVVGGKGGGRADMAQAGGKSPEKIDEAVETA